ttagtatgcaataatagtacgttagcttagaaatccattattgtataattcaaatttgaactatgctcaattgaatcgtgttaaaatacataaaatacatatgcaataaatgcaatgcaaaaaaattgggtaatgaggcaagcagattatgttgcgctgttgtaaaagctgttcctcctgagattcaagagctcccacaacaaattaaaaactttctaattcgagtacatctgttatcaacacactttttacataacataatataatataatataatataatataatataatataatataatataatatataatataatataatataatataatataatataatataatataatataatataatataatatagtatggtatagtatataatataatataatataatataatataatataatataatataatataatataaacataataataaatctgtagccaaacgttttctgttaattttcgcttttccaaaaataattggtaataacaattaagaaacatgttaaaggaattgtcattgcaccaaatgagtgtctctggatcaaaatgatcgcattttaatattttaaatacaatttaaattaagtaacatattaaacgatttatccttctatcaaacacgaatgttccctggataaaatgtcctattttaattatgtaattactttgtatttatttctaacgggtgcagcggagcgcacgggtacggctagtcataataatataataataacacaaagatgtagttattcaAATAACACGAccagtaagagcagtgatcgataagactagtcactatgactgcgtcccggttttgactttatagagcagtgatgtcaaagcaagcgcatttttcttaccttgacgtcgtgagcgggcatcaagcgctaagtatggaaagaggaagggtcatgtatatgaataagcagcctgttggattaagaaaacggtggtgaacaaacttcaaacggaaattgaaatgttatgtcgttatttttatatggcttctttctgtttgatattatctatattgtctgtgaaacaaaGGTACTAatgccaatttcttaatattgcacttgcgttttaaatgttaataacataataaaaagttaagaaggaatattcacataaattctatagtagtacaactatactaaatggatgaaacacatcattcataaagaaagtgatatccccccaaagagagagagagagagagagagagagagagagagagagagagagattaagtatggcatgataagttggaattgatattgatggtaccttagccttataaaagtaatcaataaacgaatcaaaacaatattacagtacaaaacaaagttacctaggtgctgtatatgttttaagtgtaacaaatatttcataacaaaactcttatcacattatgcttttaagatgatattggtgagcaacctatcatcagaatattaaattattttctcgaaatgtgctgaagctatagagctgacatttttacaactcatgggcacatatcttttgcttatgatgtaacagtagttgctttgttaattcatttctttacaaacaatttccatgcgaatattttcaaaatttaaaatacattatcttcagtaatacgtatttacggtatattatatttacgaaaatattctgtaaggctactaaataaataggcctatatctgaaaatttcacttttctataaaaagaagttgagaaaatatttcttttgaataaaaaatcaaacttgtgaaaaatgcgcattataattaaaacttacattcttataatgcacttatacttctcagacaaatctaaaaattaacatggatacaattttaataagttctcttccctttatctattgaattagtgttggccatctctgtatatagctggaccaagcggcatataccacctcttttgactgtctctttcctttccgctgtaaatcgCTCagtctctcctgggctctaaagcgcgcacttgctcctatggacatcaattgacatgcctgatgtaCGCATTTAATACATCATATCAGAGTTCACAGTTATAAATCTAAATCTTCGTGTTTACAGGTTTAATCGGCCGCATTGTCATGAAATGAGAATTCAGGAAAATGGCGACTGCAGTATTTCAGTACAGCACCAAATGAGCCCGGAATTCGTATCTTGTGGCGAAATCCTTTTCGAGCAACAGGATCTCACAGACACGAGATCGAAATCCTTCGTGTGTAAAGTGTGTGGCAAAACTTTAACACGAAAACACACTCTTGCGGAACACGTGCTAATCCACACCggcgagaagcctttcaaatgcgatacGTGTGAACGGACATTCTTACGAAGGCAGGCCCTCGTAGCGCACACCGCAATACACGCGGCCAGGCAGCCGTTTATATGCAAGGATTGCGGGAAGGTTTTTGGGATGAAGCGCAGCTTCGACTCGCACATGTTGATACACACCGGTGAAAAGCCATATAAGTGTGACGTTTGTGAGAAGAGTTTCAGATACAAGCAGATTCTTGTGGCTCACACGTTCATCCATACTGGTGAAAAACCGTACACATGCAACTTCTGTGAGAAGAGTTTTAGACAAAGACAGAGCCTTGCAGCTCTTAAATTGATACACACTGGCAACAAGCCTTTTAAATGTGACATCTGTGGCGTCGGTTTCACTCGAATCGAAGCTCGTAATAAACACAAACTAACGCATTCGGACGAGAAACCTCAGAAATGAGAATTGTAGTagtatatcgatggctgagaaccagagtattctaagtccaactttttataagaaagaaatctggaaCTGCCTCCgcggtctgttggtcagcatgctggcttccagatcgggaggtcccgggttcgattcccgggctgggctctcggtgaatttttcttggagaagaagaattccctgggtgtctagagtctggaaatttgtattaatgtgattgtgagtgtaccgggttaatattaattaaccaatcatcacaaatataaaaatacatcaggtcTGTTTCTgttcagtaacctgaacacacgtttcagcgtcacattgttgacaagtaactccatctgttagcacaaccataaagcatctaatagatgctatagatttacaacggaaaaagaagaaaaagaaatctgtgtttcattgtgttccagttcttgtctgcatatatgaatcgaacaaaattgtaaatattcctcttcataaggttgctatgaagctattccaaattgtttcatgaagctttgaatgtcaagagcttaaaatagctcttctgaaaaaaa
This sequence is a window from Periplaneta americana isolate PAMFEO1 chromosome 2, P.americana_PAMFEO1_priV1, whole genome shotgun sequence. Protein-coding genes within it:
- the LOC138691533 gene encoding zinc finger protein OZF-like isoform X7; protein product: MMDDIKVKTEVDLLALPEHTNTGKCLTEDNWVSQRMYKIKVECEDPTSVIKCETTPFPTSFATVKCKLEEGSCDVAIVKEDLLDVTTEDDGSLNRFNRPHCHEMRIQENGDCSISVQHQMSPEFVSCGEILFEQQDLTDTRSKSFVCKVCGKTLTRKHTLAEHVLIHTGEKPFKCDTCERTFLRRQALVAHTAIHAARQPFICKDCGKVFGMKRSFDSHMLIHTGEKPYKCDVCEKSFRYKQILVAHTFIHTGEKPYTCNFCEKSFRQRQSLAALKLIHTGNKPFKCDICGVGFTRIEARNKHKLTHSDEKPQK